In one Spirosoma rigui genomic region, the following are encoded:
- a CDS encoding ABC transporter ATP-binding protein, producing MSVITVENISKQYIIDHQKGKGSTTLRDVISANFRQIFSGQKQQESVTKEEFWALRDVSFSIEQGDRVGIVGHNGAGKSTMLKILSKIIEPTTGSVRIKGRVASLLEVGTGFHPELTGRENIFLNGSLLGMTRSEIRKQFDEIVAFAGVEKFLDTPVKRYSSGMYVRLGFAISAHLDPEIMIVDEVLAVGDAEFQKKSLGKMRDNSASGRTIIFVSHNLTAVQALCNKTLYFEKGQLIEQGETNQVIASYLSKVSKTRLLRQWDTPEDAPGNDLVRIRRIELIPEYQDELTHIDVRTPMKVRFEFWNMMDRANLNLSLHLNSLTGECIFNIGTQSQPYGKGLIAGECTIPGFFLNDGSYTISVMVVKDTVTPLYIMEEGITFDVEDYREGIAWYGKWPGYVRPQFPFEMGMLEEATVK from the coding sequence ATGTCCGTCATTACAGTCGAAAACATAAGCAAGCAGTACATTATCGACCACCAGAAAGGCAAGGGGTCTACCACCCTGCGCGACGTTATCTCGGCGAACTTTCGGCAGATATTCAGCGGGCAGAAGCAGCAGGAAAGTGTAACGAAGGAAGAATTCTGGGCGCTGCGCGACGTTAGCTTCTCCATTGAGCAGGGCGATCGGGTGGGTATTGTCGGCCACAATGGCGCGGGTAAGTCGACCATGCTCAAGATTCTCAGCAAAATCATCGAGCCCACCACTGGCAGCGTTCGCATCAAAGGCCGGGTCGCCAGTCTGCTCGAGGTAGGTACCGGATTCCACCCGGAGCTGACCGGTCGTGAAAATATTTTCCTGAACGGCTCACTGCTGGGCATGACCCGTAGTGAGATCAGAAAGCAGTTCGACGAGATCGTTGCCTTCGCGGGTGTCGAGAAGTTTCTGGATACGCCCGTCAAGCGCTATTCATCGGGTATGTACGTCCGGCTAGGGTTTGCTATCTCGGCCCACCTCGATCCCGAAATCATGATCGTCGATGAAGTACTGGCGGTGGGTGATGCCGAATTTCAGAAGAAGAGTCTTGGCAAAATGCGGGACAACTCGGCCAGCGGCCGGACCATTATCTTCGTCAGCCACAACCTGACTGCTGTACAGGCGCTCTGTAATAAAACCCTGTATTTCGAGAAGGGTCAACTGATCGAACAGGGCGAAACTAACCAGGTTATCGCGTCCTACCTCAGCAAGGTTTCCAAGACGCGGCTCCTGCGCCAGTGGGATACGCCCGAAGACGCACCGGGGAACGACCTGGTACGTATCCGGCGGATCGAATTGATCCCCGAGTATCAGGATGAACTTACCCACATCGACGTCCGGACACCCATGAAAGTACGGTTCGAGTTCTGGAACATGATGGACCGGGCCAACCTGAACCTCAGTCTGCACCTGAACTCCCTGACGGGCGAGTGCATCTTCAACATCGGTACCCAGTCGCAGCCGTATGGCAAAGGCCTGATTGCCGGTGAATGTACTATTCCGGGCTTTTTCCTGAACGATGGTTCCTACACCATTTCGGTTATGGTCGTCAAAGACACGGTCACGCCGTTATACATAATGGAGGAAGGCATCACCTTCGACGTGGAAGATTACCGCGAAGGCATTGCCTGGTACGGAAAATGGCCAGGTTACGTTCGTCCGCAGTTCCCGTTCGAAATGGGTATGCTGGAAGAGGCAACCGTTAAATGA
- a CDS encoding ABC transporter permease, with amino-acid sequence MRTHEVIIEPGRSERHYWRDLWRNRELMYILSMRDVSVRYKQTALGMAWGLIRPLTTMLIMVFVFSRIAKLQGDPGVPYPLMVLGGITVWTFFSTAFTQISNSVTLNSNLVTKVYFPRLIMPISAVAVSFIDFLVSLGLFILLAIWYQFVPDWHLLLLPAFMVLAVLAAFAFGLFFAVVNVRFRDIGQLIPFLVQVGFYACPIAYSSRLVANEWYYKYYILNPMVGIIDGFRWALLGGKAYFNPYSLLASTVIIVICLSLSLYFFRKRESTFVDDI; translated from the coding sequence TTGAGAACACACGAAGTAATTATTGAACCAGGCCGCTCGGAGCGGCACTACTGGCGGGATCTGTGGCGCAACCGCGAGCTGATGTACATCCTGTCCATGCGCGATGTGTCGGTACGGTACAAGCAGACAGCACTGGGTATGGCCTGGGGGCTGATCCGCCCGCTAACGACCATGCTGATCATGGTGTTTGTCTTTAGCCGCATTGCCAAATTACAGGGAGATCCGGGAGTACCCTACCCGCTTATGGTGTTGGGTGGTATTACGGTGTGGACCTTCTTTTCAACCGCATTCACGCAGATCAGCAACAGCGTAACGCTTAACTCCAACCTGGTAACGAAAGTCTACTTTCCCCGGCTTATTATGCCGATCAGTGCTGTTGCCGTGAGTTTTATAGACTTTTTGGTGTCGCTGGGGTTATTCATTCTGCTGGCCATCTGGTACCAGTTCGTGCCCGACTGGCACCTGCTGTTACTGCCGGCCTTCATGGTTTTGGCCGTACTGGCTGCGTTTGCCTTCGGGTTGTTCTTTGCCGTTGTAAACGTCCGCTTCCGGGACATTGGTCAGCTGATTCCATTTCTGGTGCAGGTTGGGTTTTATGCCTGCCCTATTGCGTACAGCAGCCGGCTTGTTGCCAACGAGTGGTATTATAAATACTACATTCTAAACCCCATGGTAGGCATCATCGATGGATTTCGCTGGGCGCTTCTGGGGGGAAAAGCGTACTTCAACCCGTATAGCTTACTGGCATCGACCGTTATCATTGTTATTTGCCTGAGCCTGTCTCTTTACTTTTTTCGGAAACGCGAGAGTACCTTTGTCGACGATATTTAA
- a CDS encoding GumC domain-containing protein produces MQTTPNTNQSNLVTRPLPPDQISPKAVVLRVMSIKNVFRRNWKLLLLLTAIGALIGFIYDFTHKKKPIYSAFITFNLGGGSAAGSNFGELGALAGAFGLSQGAADANIFTGDNFIIYSMSRSVLEKTLMKSDTINGKDTLLANYYIRHSGIRDKEWEENDTLRAFAFTPGKKVQEFGKLEQQAMSDICARIKSEMGVTQPERKSSFMELRCGMQDEKLAASLLTTHLETIEEDYKKKQTKKTREMYELLNSRADSLLRILTGTENKLAQYADQNQQVVVAQGRLMETKLTRNSTFLTQLYYSALQQADQMRLSLIREAPLFNIIDPVAFPLYREVKAPVGMRIGIALGVLLSVIVIFIRETYRSIMQEE; encoded by the coding sequence ATGCAAACTACCCCGAATACGAACCAATCCAATCTGGTTACCCGCCCGCTGCCCCCCGACCAGATTTCACCGAAAGCGGTGGTGTTGCGCGTGATGAGCATCAAAAACGTGTTCCGGCGCAACTGGAAACTGCTGTTGCTATTGACAGCGATTGGCGCGTTGATTGGCTTCATTTACGATTTTACGCACAAAAAGAAACCCATCTACAGTGCCTTCATCACCTTCAACCTGGGAGGTGGATCGGCTGCCGGGAGTAATTTTGGTGAACTGGGTGCACTGGCCGGCGCTTTTGGTCTGAGCCAGGGAGCCGCCGACGCTAATATCTTTACCGGCGACAACTTCATCATCTATTCCATGTCACGTTCGGTACTGGAGAAAACGCTGATGAAGTCCGACACCATTAACGGCAAGGATACGCTGCTGGCCAACTACTACATCCGCCACAGCGGTATTCGTGACAAAGAGTGGGAAGAGAACGATACCCTGCGTGCGTTTGCGTTCACCCCCGGCAAGAAAGTGCAGGAGTTTGGCAAGCTGGAACAACAGGCTATGTCGGACATCTGCGCCCGGATCAAGTCGGAGATGGGTGTTACGCAGCCCGAGCGTAAATCCTCCTTCATGGAGTTGCGTTGTGGTATGCAGGACGAGAAACTGGCAGCTTCGCTGCTGACCACGCACCTCGAAACCATCGAAGAAGATTACAAGAAGAAGCAGACCAAGAAAACCCGCGAGATGTATGAGCTGCTCAACTCCCGCGCCGATTCGCTGCTTCGCATCCTGACCGGCACCGAAAACAAACTGGCCCAGTACGCCGATCAGAACCAGCAGGTGGTTGTAGCCCAGGGACGGCTGATGGAAACCAAACTGACGCGCAACTCCACCTTCCTGACGCAGCTGTATTACTCCGCCCTGCAGCAGGCCGACCAGATGCGTCTGTCGCTGATCCGGGAGGCTCCCCTGTTCAACATTATTGACCCCGTTGCGTTTCCGCTTTATCGGGAAGTAAAAGCACCCGTTGGGATGCGAATTGGTATTGCCCTCGGTGTATTGTTGTCGGTAATCGTTATTTTCATCCGGGAAACGTACCGATCCATCATGCAGGAAGAGTAA
- a CDS encoding polysaccharide biosynthesis/export family protein has protein sequence MSPVLYKVRIGMAALCLAITGLTAHAQVAPSSGAGTTTSPAAPRGGAVQPGQGSALPGGINPSSLPPSVQRQIQQQTGQTPGRNVQTGRSNAQPTNNGVGAPNATVQDNSGVNRDRASQEAVSPNDSTYQPQTNQEQIENGYEAARIRERNEIRRKIFGSTLFNDPAATNPFQPNISMATPRNYIVGPGDQLNIRLYGFSESDFSQTVSPEGAVYFAQATGIGPVVVSGLSVEQAKERITNRLASKYVGLRKSQYGPQNTFLEVSLSGIRSIRVTVTGDAIRPGTYTLSSLSTVMNAVYQAGGPNELGSFRKVQLIRNNKVIATLDLYDYLLNGTQRNDFRLQDNDNIRFTTFLERVEITGTVKRNNIFEMLPGETLDRLLFYAGDFASNAYKGRVKVTRLTDRERKVIDVTTAEFKTFVMQDGDQVTVEQLLDRFENQITIEGAVFRPGQYSLDQNKTLRQLLKSAEGLKGDAFTGRINIVRTREDLAIENITVNLANILAGTEADITLQREDQIIIPSRFDLAEAAQVSVQGEVNQPNSDLPYMANMTLNDALLRAGGLRESAAASQVEVVRRKKDVDPRSASSQVAEIIRFNVNRDLSINADENKFVLEPFDQIIVRRSPNYAVQTYANIEGEVILPGSYAIRSKDQKVSDLIGLAGGLTPQAYVEGATLIRRVILSPDEIARQQRSISELANDVTRSTVEVEAISPDKPESIGINLKKIIASPGSSEDILLQEGDILRIPKLLETVRIQGEVLLPTTVKYRSGQTFQDYISQSGGFTNKSQRKKSFVVYANGSVDRTRKFMFFNIYPRVEPGSEVVVPRQTTNPLTPQQILGQATAITSSIMTLILGVLAFRSIR, from the coding sequence ATGTCTCCCGTTTTGTATAAGGTTCGTATCGGCATGGCTGCACTCTGCCTGGCGATTACCGGGCTCACGGCCCACGCTCAGGTAGCGCCATCATCAGGAGCAGGTACTACTACATCGCCGGCTGCACCCCGTGGAGGAGCCGTTCAGCCGGGGCAGGGAAGCGCGTTACCGGGCGGTATCAACCCGAGCAGTTTACCCCCCAGCGTTCAGCGTCAGATCCAGCAACAAACCGGCCAAACACCCGGCCGTAACGTACAAACGGGCCGTTCCAATGCCCAGCCTACCAACAACGGAGTTGGTGCACCCAACGCAACGGTTCAGGATAACTCGGGCGTGAACCGGGATCGGGCCAGTCAGGAAGCAGTCAGTCCCAACGACAGTACCTACCAGCCCCAGACCAATCAGGAGCAGATTGAAAACGGCTATGAAGCCGCCCGTATCCGGGAGCGTAACGAGATCCGCCGGAAAATTTTTGGTAGCACCCTCTTCAACGACCCGGCTGCCACAAACCCATTCCAGCCCAATATTTCGATGGCTACCCCCCGCAACTACATCGTAGGACCGGGAGACCAGCTTAACATCCGCCTGTACGGGTTCTCGGAAAGCGATTTTAGTCAGACGGTATCGCCCGAAGGAGCGGTCTACTTCGCCCAGGCAACCGGTATTGGCCCCGTAGTGGTATCCGGGCTGTCGGTTGAGCAGGCTAAAGAACGCATTACAAACCGGCTGGCCAGCAAATACGTCGGCCTGCGCAAATCGCAGTACGGACCACAAAATACCTTCCTGGAAGTATCGCTGAGTGGTATCCGCAGTATCCGGGTAACCGTAACCGGCGATGCTATCCGCCCCGGAACGTATACCCTCTCCTCGTTGTCGACCGTTATGAACGCTGTTTACCAGGCTGGTGGCCCCAACGAACTGGGCTCCTTCCGGAAAGTTCAGCTCATCCGCAACAACAAGGTTATTGCTACGCTCGACCTTTATGATTACCTGCTCAACGGAACGCAGCGCAATGATTTCCGTTTGCAGGACAACGATAATATCCGGTTCACCACCTTCCTGGAACGGGTCGAAATAACGGGTACGGTTAAACGCAACAACATCTTCGAGATGCTGCCGGGCGAAACCCTCGACCGGCTCCTGTTCTACGCCGGTGATTTTGCCTCGAACGCCTACAAGGGCCGCGTGAAAGTAACACGCCTGACCGACCGGGAACGGAAGGTTATCGACGTAACGACGGCGGAGTTCAAAACCTTTGTCATGCAGGACGGTGACCAGGTAACGGTTGAGCAATTGCTTGACCGGTTCGAAAACCAGATCACCATCGAAGGCGCGGTTTTCCGACCTGGTCAGTACTCGCTCGATCAGAACAAAACGCTGCGGCAACTGCTGAAATCGGCCGAAGGATTGAAAGGAGACGCGTTTACGGGTCGCATCAACATTGTCCGCACCCGCGAAGACCTGGCCATCGAAAACATTACGGTCAACCTGGCTAACATCCTGGCCGGCACGGAAGCCGATATAACCCTGCAACGCGAAGACCAGATTATCATTCCTTCCCGGTTCGATTTGGCCGAAGCTGCCCAAGTTTCGGTACAGGGTGAGGTAAACCAGCCTAACAGCGACCTGCCCTACATGGCTAACATGACCCTCAACGATGCGTTGCTGCGGGCCGGTGGGCTGCGGGAGTCGGCAGCGGCTTCCCAGGTAGAAGTTGTTCGGCGGAAGAAAGACGTTGATCCCCGTTCGGCCTCGTCGCAGGTTGCCGAGATCATCCGGTTCAACGTTAACCGTGACCTGTCGATCAACGCCGACGAGAATAAGTTTGTCCTCGAACCGTTCGACCAGATCATCGTGCGCCGGTCACCGAACTACGCGGTTCAGACCTACGCCAACATCGAAGGTGAAGTAATTCTTCCCGGCTCATACGCCATTCGCAGCAAAGACCAGAAAGTTTCGGACCTGATTGGTCTGGCCGGTGGTCTGACGCCCCAGGCCTACGTTGAAGGAGCTACCCTGATCCGGCGCGTCATTCTGAGCCCCGACGAAATTGCCCGCCAGCAGCGTTCTATTTCGGAACTGGCCAACGACGTTACGCGGTCTACCGTTGAGGTGGAGGCTATCTCGCCCGACAAGCCCGAGTCGATCGGTATCAACCTGAAAAAGATCATCGCATCGCCTGGTTCGTCGGAAGACATCCTGCTCCAGGAAGGCGATATTCTTCGGATTCCAAAACTCCTCGAAACGGTACGGATTCAGGGCGAGGTGCTGCTGCCAACGACGGTGAAGTACCGGTCGGGTCAGACGTTCCAGGATTACATTTCGCAGTCGGGTGGCTTCACCAACAAGTCGCAGCGCAAGAAGTCATTTGTGGTGTATGCCAACGGATCGGTTGACCGGACCCGCAAGTTCATGTTCTTTAACATTTACCCACGGGTTGAACCAGGCTCCGAAGTAGTCGTGCCACGCCAGACGACCAACCCGCTGACTCCTCAGCAGATCCTGGGCCAGGCAACGGCGATTACCTCGTCGATCATGACGCTGATTTTAGGCGTGCTGGCGTTCCGCAGCATCCGATAA
- a CDS encoding DNA topoisomerase IV subunit B has product MAESINQPVQYNEDSIRSLDWREHIRLRPGMYIGKLGDGSAADDGIYVLLKETIDNCIDEHVMGHGKTIDVRVTDHRVDVRDYGRGIPLGKVVEVVSKINTGGKYDSGAFQKSVGLNGVGTKAVNALASYFRVQSYRDGRTVWAEFERGELKQQGDEASNERNGTLICFEPDDTVFRNFHYVQPFLEKMIWNYCYLNAGLTIVFNKQKYISQNGLLDLLRNSTEEDALRYPIIHLKGNDIEIAMTHGNQYGEQYYSFVNGQNTTQGGTHLNALREAVVETVRKHFDKMYDTTDIRASIIAAISVRVQEPVFESQTKTKLGSINMSPEPNAQSVNSFVKDFVKERLDDFLHMNPAVRDALKKRIEQSERERKELAGIKKLANDRAKKASLHNKKLRDCRNHLSDLKSDDRYQTTLFITEGDSASGSITKSRNVQLQAVFSLRGKPLNCFGLTKKVVYENEEFNLLQHALDIEEGLEGLRYNRIVIATDADVDGMHIRLLMLTFFLQFFPDLVRNGHLYILETPLFRVRNPKNHKETTYCYSDEEKQASIDKLTKGGKKVEITRFKGLGEISPEEFGLFIGENMRLEPVIMEKDTSVSKLLSYYMGKNTPDRQRFIIDNLRIEKDVEDAALV; this is encoded by the coding sequence ATGGCAGAAAGTATAAACCAACCTGTTCAGTATAACGAAGACAGTATCCGTTCGCTCGACTGGCGCGAGCACATCCGGCTCCGGCCGGGTATGTACATCGGTAAACTAGGCGACGGCTCGGCTGCCGATGATGGAATCTACGTTTTGCTCAAAGAAACGATCGATAACTGTATCGATGAGCACGTCATGGGTCACGGCAAAACCATTGATGTTCGGGTTACCGATCACCGGGTCGACGTTCGCGACTACGGACGCGGAATTCCGCTCGGTAAAGTGGTTGAGGTAGTATCCAAAATCAATACCGGCGGCAAATACGATTCGGGGGCGTTCCAGAAATCAGTTGGCCTTAATGGAGTCGGTACCAAGGCGGTCAACGCCCTGGCCAGTTACTTCCGGGTGCAGTCCTACCGCGACGGCCGTACAGTCTGGGCCGAATTTGAACGGGGGGAACTCAAACAGCAGGGCGACGAAGCAAGCAACGAGCGAAATGGTACCCTGATTTGCTTCGAGCCCGATGATACGGTGTTCCGGAATTTTCACTACGTTCAGCCGTTTCTGGAAAAGATGATCTGGAACTACTGCTATCTTAATGCCGGCCTGACCATCGTTTTCAACAAACAGAAATACATTTCGCAAAACGGTCTGCTCGACCTGCTGCGCAACAGTACCGAGGAAGATGCTCTTCGCTACCCCATTATTCACCTGAAGGGCAATGACATTGAAATTGCCATGACCCACGGCAACCAGTACGGGGAGCAGTACTATTCATTCGTGAACGGGCAGAATACCACCCAGGGGGGAACCCACCTGAACGCGTTGCGCGAAGCCGTTGTGGAAACCGTCCGGAAACACTTCGACAAGATGTATGATACGACCGATATACGGGCCAGTATCATTGCCGCCATCAGTGTTCGGGTGCAGGAGCCGGTGTTCGAATCGCAGACGAAAACCAAACTGGGGTCCATCAATATGTCGCCCGAGCCCAATGCCCAGTCGGTCAACTCGTTTGTGAAAGATTTCGTGAAGGAGCGGCTGGACGATTTTCTGCACATGAACCCCGCCGTGCGCGATGCGCTCAAGAAGCGGATCGAGCAGTCGGAGCGCGAACGCAAGGAACTCGCCGGCATTAAAAAGCTGGCCAACGACCGCGCCAAAAAAGCCAGTCTGCACAACAAGAAACTCCGCGACTGCCGTAATCACTTGTCCGACCTGAAATCGGACGACCGCTACCAGACGACGCTGTTCATCACCGAAGGCGACTCGGCCAGCGGGTCCATTACCAAGTCACGCAATGTTCAGTTGCAGGCCGTATTCAGCCTGCGCGGGAAGCCCCTCAACTGTTTCGGGCTAACCAAGAAAGTCGTCTACGAAAACGAGGAGTTCAACCTCCTCCAGCACGCACTCGATATTGAAGAAGGGCTGGAGGGATTGCGGTATAACCGGATCGTAATCGCGACCGATGCCGATGTGGACGGTATGCACATCCGGTTGCTGATGCTGACGTTCTTTTTGCAGTTTTTCCCGGATCTGGTTCGTAACGGTCACCTGTATATTTTGGAAACGCCACTGTTCCGGGTACGCAACCCGAAAAACCACAAAGAGACGACTTATTGCTACTCGGATGAGGAAAAGCAGGCGTCAATTGATAAACTGACGAAGGGCGGGAAGAAAGTAGAGATCACCCGCTTCAAGGGCTTGGGCGAAATATCGCCGGAAGAGTTTGGCCTGTTCATTGGTGAGAACATGCGGCTCGAGCCCGTTATCATGGAAAAGGATACGTCGGTGTCGAAGCTGCTCAGTTACTACATGGGCAAAAACACGCCCGACCGCCAGCGGTTCATCATCGATAACCTGCGCATTGAGAAAGACGTGGAGGATGCCGCTCTGGTGTAA
- the pheA gene encoding prephenate dehydratase has protein sequence MTLESLRTDIDALDDQLLTLLNQRMELVRRVGELKRTTNTVIYRPEREKQILDRLQSQNNGLLNRSAIEAIFLEIFAVSRNLELPERVAFLGPEGSFTHQAAESRFGAMSAYMALPTIRSVFESVETGRVRFGVVPIENNQEGVVSEAIDLLLEKDLRIAAEAQIPVHFTFATKAEKLSDITHIYSKDIAFRQCSKFLNDSFDGLKAELVPVESTSKAAKLAAQQPNAAALCSHIAAKLFDVPVLFDNIEDSDLNRTRFLILAKDFENQPSGHDKTTLIARLPNTESPGVLAEFLQEFNRRKINLTKIESRPLREGATFRYWFLLECEGHSSDPDLHEILNHHAAEVKLLGSYVRVA, from the coding sequence ATGACCCTCGAATCACTCCGTACCGACATCGACGCCCTGGACGATCAATTACTGACGCTGCTCAACCAGCGAATGGAGCTAGTCCGGCGGGTGGGAGAACTCAAGCGCACCACGAACACCGTCATTTACCGGCCCGAGCGCGAGAAGCAAATTCTGGATCGCCTGCAGAGTCAGAACAACGGCCTGCTAAACCGATCGGCCATCGAAGCGATCTTTCTGGAAATCTTTGCCGTATCGCGCAACCTCGAACTGCCCGAACGGGTCGCCTTTTTGGGACCGGAAGGGAGCTTTACGCACCAAGCCGCCGAGAGCCGGTTTGGTGCCATGAGTGCCTACATGGCCCTGCCCACGATCCGGTCGGTATTTGAAAGTGTCGAAACCGGTCGCGTGCGTTTCGGCGTTGTGCCCATCGAGAACAACCAGGAAGGCGTCGTGAGCGAAGCCATTGACCTGCTGTTAGAGAAAGACCTGCGCATTGCGGCCGAAGCCCAGATACCGGTACACTTCACGTTTGCTACCAAAGCCGAGAAACTGTCCGACATCACGCATATCTACTCCAAAGACATTGCGTTTCGGCAATGCAGCAAGTTCCTGAACGATTCGTTCGACGGCCTGAAGGCTGAATTGGTGCCGGTAGAGTCGACGTCGAAAGCGGCTAAACTGGCGGCTCAGCAACCCAATGCGGCTGCGCTGTGCTCCCATATTGCCGCCAAGCTGTTCGACGTGCCGGTCCTGTTTGACAACATCGAAGACAGCGACCTGAACCGGACGCGATTCCTGATCCTGGCCAAAGACTTTGAGAACCAGCCCAGCGGTCACGACAAAACTACGCTCATCGCGCGCCTACCCAATACCGAGTCGCCGGGGGTACTGGCGGAGTTTCTGCAGGAATTCAACCGCCGAAAAATCAACCTGACCAAGATCGAGAGCCGCCCCCTGCGTGAGGGTGCTACGTTCCGGTACTGGTTCCTGCTCGAATGTGAGGGGCACTCCAGTGACCCGGACTTGCACGAGATCCTGAACCACCACGCTGCCGAAGTGAAACTGCTGGGCAGCTACGTTCGGGTAGCCTAG
- a CDS encoding sulfite oxidase-like oxidoreductase → MESSDKTDKIIEARMKLKRRFEDKMAQTPSMSDGTTGQEKPRGSGPTNRHGMPAVPIGQTVTTKWPVLDLGYQPSIPLDKWQLNIDGEVNNPVRLKWDDLMALPQVEDTSDFHCVTTWSRLDVPWVGVRFMDLAALVDPKGTATHVMCYGYDGYSTNVSLEEALKPDVLLVHTADGQPLTREHGGPLRMITPQLYAWKGSKWIKRIEFLAKNQLGFWEERGYSNTAYPWRNDRYS, encoded by the coding sequence ATGGAATCCAGCGACAAAACCGATAAAATCATTGAGGCCCGGATGAAACTCAAACGGCGGTTTGAGGATAAGATGGCGCAAACCCCGTCCATGTCGGACGGTACCACCGGTCAGGAGAAGCCCCGCGGCTCCGGGCCCACAAACCGGCATGGCATGCCGGCCGTTCCGATCGGGCAAACGGTTACCACCAAGTGGCCGGTACTGGACCTGGGCTATCAGCCCAGCATACCGCTCGACAAATGGCAACTGAATATTGACGGGGAGGTGAACAACCCGGTCCGGCTGAAGTGGGACGATCTGATGGCATTGCCGCAGGTGGAAGACACCAGCGATTTTCACTGCGTCACGACCTGGTCGCGACTGGACGTTCCCTGGGTGGGTGTTCGATTTATGGACCTGGCAGCCCTGGTCGATCCGAAGGGAACGGCTACGCACGTTATGTGCTACGGTTATGATGGGTATTCAACGAACGTATCCCTCGAAGAAGCCCTGAAACCCGATGTGCTGCTGGTACATACCGCCGACGGGCAGCCCCTAACCCGCGAACACGGCGGGCCGCTTCGCATGATAACCCCGCAACTCTACGCCTGGAAAGGATCGAAATGGATCAAGCGAATTGAGTTTCTCGCCAAAAATCAGCTTGGTTTCTGGGAGGAACGCGGCTACTCCAATACCGCTTATCCCTGGCGTAACGATCGGTATTCCTGA
- a CDS encoding D-sedoheptulose-7-phosphate isomerase, whose product MNRPYFESYIERQKAVYDAIPLDQVQRIIDLIHQCWADDRQLFAFGNGGSASNVSHFITDLGKSASDRMGKRFRCLSLNENVAWITALGNDYAYEDVYMGQLQNYARPGDLVLTLSVSGNSPNVVKAVDWANTNGLTTIALVGGKRGRVADIAHEVIVVDDTHYGRVEDAQMTICHMLCYGFIES is encoded by the coding sequence ATGAACAGACCCTATTTTGAATCGTACATCGAGCGGCAAAAAGCCGTTTACGATGCCATTCCGCTCGATCAGGTGCAACGGATCATCGACCTGATTCACCAGTGCTGGGCCGACGACCGGCAGTTGTTTGCGTTTGGCAACGGCGGCAGTGCCTCCAACGTATCCCATTTCATTACCGACCTGGGCAAGAGCGCTTCCGACAGAATGGGCAAGCGCTTCCGGTGCCTGTCGCTGAACGAGAACGTAGCGTGGATTACAGCCCTGGGTAACGATTACGCTTACGAGGACGTGTACATGGGACAGTTACAGAACTACGCCCGCCCCGGCGACCTGGTACTAACCCTGAGTGTGAGTGGAAATTCGCCCAACGTAGTCAAAGCCGTTGACTGGGCTAACACCAACGGACTTACGACGATTGCCCTGGTTGGTGGCAAGCGGGGTCGTGTCGCCGACATTGCTCACGAAGTGATCGTCGTCGACGATACCCACTACGGCCGGGTTGAGGACGCCCAAATGACGATCTGCCATATGCTGTGTTACGGCTTTATTGAAAGCTAG